One Pyrococcus furiosus DSM 3638 genomic region harbors:
- a CDS encoding PadR family transcriptional regulator, which produces MEEPILRLRDKLTKEMLWMYILKLLKDRPMYAYEIRNELKKRFGFEPATVSSYVVLYRLEEGGYVSSEWHESEAGRPSRKYYRLTEKGEKLLEKGIETIEDVLNMLKS; this is translated from the coding sequence ATGGAGGAGCCTATACTCAGACTTAGGGATAAACTCACGAAAGAAATGTTGTGGATGTACATACTAAAGTTGCTCAAGGACAGGCCAATGTATGCGTATGAAATCAGAAACGAGCTAAAAAAGAGATTCGGCTTTGAACCAGCTACCGTGAGCTCATATGTAGTTCTATATAGGCTGGAAGAAGGAGGTTATGTATCCTCAGAATGGCACGAAAGTGAAGCAGGAAGACCTTCGAGAAAGTACTATAGACTTACGGAAAAAGGAGAAAAGTTACTGGAAAAGGGAATAGAAACAATAGAGGACGTTTTAAACATGCTGAAGTCGTAA
- a CDS encoding acyl-CoA mutase large subunit family protein yields MTFDKEALKKIREEEKRWEETTVKKFLEKAPERKEKFMTDDGFEIKRVYTPADLGEDWDYMEKLGFPGEYPFTRGVYATMYRGRIWTMRQYAGYATAEESNKRYKYLLSQGQTGLSVAFDLPTQLGYDSDHPLAEGEVGKVGVAIDSLWDMEILFDGIPLDKVSTSMTINATAANLLAMYILVAEKQGVPQHVLRGTVQNDILKEYIARGTYIFPPQPSMRLTTDIIMYCAENVPKWNPISISGYHIREAGANAVQEVAFTLADGIEYVKAVIERGMDVDKFAPRLSFFFAAHNNFLEEIAKFRAARRLWAYIMKEWFNAKNPRSMMLRFHTQTAGSTLTAQQPENNIVRVAIQALAAVLGGTQSLHTNSYDEALSLPTEKSVRIALRTQQIIAYESGVVDTVDPLGGAYYIEWLTDHIYEEALKYIEKIQKMGGMMRAIERGYIQKEIAEAAYKYQKEIEEGKRIIVGVNAFVSDEPIEVEILKVDPSIREKQIARLKKLRSERDNKKVQETLDKLRNAAEKEDVNLMPYIIEAHKHLATLQEVTDVLREVWGEYRAPLIF; encoded by the coding sequence ATGACGTTTGATAAAGAGGCACTAAAGAAGATTAGAGAGGAAGAGAAGCGCTGGGAAGAGACTACTGTGAAGAAGTTCCTCGAAAAAGCTCCTGAGAGGAAAGAAAAGTTCATGACGGATGATGGATTTGAAATTAAGAGGGTATACACTCCAGCTGATCTTGGCGAAGATTGGGATTACATGGAAAAGCTTGGTTTCCCAGGGGAGTACCCCTTCACAAGAGGAGTTTATGCAACGATGTACAGAGGTAGAATATGGACAATGAGGCAGTATGCTGGATATGCTACAGCGGAAGAGTCAAACAAAAGGTACAAGTACCTCTTAAGCCAAGGGCAGACTGGGTTAAGCGTAGCCTTTGACTTACCAACTCAACTCGGTTATGATTCAGATCATCCCTTGGCCGAGGGAGAAGTTGGGAAGGTAGGGGTTGCTATAGATTCACTCTGGGATATGGAGATACTATTTGATGGAATACCCTTAGATAAAGTATCTACATCGATGACAATTAACGCAACTGCGGCCAACTTGCTGGCAATGTATATTCTAGTGGCCGAAAAGCAGGGTGTTCCTCAACATGTTCTTAGGGGAACTGTTCAGAACGACATCTTGAAGGAGTATATTGCGAGAGGAACTTACATATTCCCACCTCAGCCTAGCATGAGGCTTACAACTGATATAATCATGTATTGTGCTGAGAATGTTCCAAAGTGGAACCCGATAAGCATTAGCGGTTACCACATCAGAGAGGCTGGAGCAAACGCAGTCCAGGAAGTTGCATTCACTCTTGCAGATGGTATAGAATACGTAAAAGCAGTAATCGAGAGGGGAATGGATGTTGACAAGTTTGCTCCAAGGTTGAGCTTCTTCTTTGCCGCACACAACAACTTCCTCGAAGAGATAGCTAAGTTTAGGGCTGCTAGAAGATTGTGGGCTTACATTATGAAAGAATGGTTCAACGCTAAGAATCCCAGGTCAATGATGCTTAGGTTCCACACTCAGACAGCTGGTTCAACTCTAACAGCTCAGCAACCAGAGAATAACATTGTTAGAGTTGCAATCCAAGCTCTAGCCGCAGTATTGGGAGGAACTCAGAGTCTGCACACCAACAGCTATGATGAGGCACTTTCATTACCAACCGAGAAGAGTGTAAGAATAGCCCTAAGAACTCAACAGATTATAGCTTACGAAAGTGGTGTTGTTGATACTGTGGATCCCCTGGGAGGTGCCTATTACATTGAGTGGCTTACAGACCACATCTATGAAGAGGCACTCAAATACATTGAGAAGATCCAGAAGATGGGTGGAATGATGAGGGCAATTGAGAGAGGTTACATCCAAAAGGAGATCGCCGAGGCGGCATATAAATACCAGAAAGAAATTGAAGAGGGCAAGAGGATAATCGTTGGAGTCAATGCATTTGTAAGTGATGAGCCCATAGAGGTTGAAATTCTAAAAGTTGATCCAAGCATTAGAGAGAAGCAGATTGCAAGGTTGAAGAAGCTGAGAAGTGAAAGAGACAACAAGAAGGTTCAGGAGACCTTAGATAAGCTTAGAAATGCAGCTGAAAAAGAAGATGTGAACTTAATGCCATACATTATTGAGGCCCACAAGCACTTAGCAACTCTCCAAGAGGTTACTGACGTACTAAGAGAAGTTTGGGGTGAATACAGGGCTCCCCTTATCTTCTGA
- a CDS encoding nucleotidyltransferase domain-containing protein, with translation MIPQAHLKVLYKIYDKPSKTDVKWTITGSLGFALQGVPIEPHDIDIQTNKEGACKIEELFSEFVIEPVKFKESDKI, from the coding sequence ATGATTCCTCAAGCACACCTCAAAGTTCTTTACAAGATTTATGATAAGCCTAGTAAAACAGATGTGAAGTGGACTATTACAGGAAGCTTAGGTTTTGCACTGCAAGGCGTTCCCATTGAGCCTCACGACATCGATATTCAGACCAATAAGGAGGGAGCATGCAAAATTGAAGAGCTATTTTCTGAATTCGTAATTGAGCCAGTTAAATTTAAAGAAAGTGATAAAATCTGA
- a CDS encoding 4Fe-4S dicluster domain-containing protein has translation MSEEVQERIWILITPDKCSGCRLCEVTCSLEHEGIIWPEASRIRVFELFPGINVPHTCVQCPDYPCVNACPTNALSVDEKTGAVVVNEEKCITCGACVLACPGKVPRIPAGKGSVVICDLCGGNPKCVEICHEAGHDALKIVTGNYRPIYRTFAKDPQEKSLDIARKVFGEDF, from the coding sequence ATGAGCGAAGAAGTTCAAGAAAGGATATGGATTCTAATAACTCCAGACAAATGTAGTGGATGTAGGCTATGTGAAGTCACCTGTTCTCTGGAACATGAGGGAATTATATGGCCAGAGGCCTCAAGAATCCGAGTATTTGAGCTCTTCCCAGGGATTAACGTTCCTCACACCTGTGTTCAATGCCCAGATTACCCTTGTGTAAATGCCTGTCCAACAAATGCCCTAAGCGTTGATGAAAAGACAGGAGCTGTTGTCGTTAATGAAGAAAAATGCATAACCTGTGGCGCATGTGTTCTTGCCTGTCCTGGGAAAGTCCCGAGGATACCAGCAGGAAAAGGAAGTGTAGTGATATGTGACCTCTGTGGTGGAAATCCAAAGTGTGTTGAGATATGTCATGAAGCAGGACATGATGCTCTGAAGATTGTTACAGGAAACTACAGGCCAATTTACAGAACTTTTGCCAAGGATCCACAGGAGAAAAGCCTTGATATAGCAAGAAAGGTCTTTGGAGAAGATTTCTGA